The stretch of DNA ATCTCGACAACCTGCATCATTCAATCCCACTACCTGAAAATCAAGATCTGTATTCGCCAACACATTGATACTGTCTGTTCCTTGTCCTGTGATAATGTTAGTGATTGGATTCCAACTGTAATTGGTAATACTATTGTATAAAGATAAGGTATTCAAAGCAGTTAACAAAACAGTATCGCCACGACAGACCAATTGTGTATCAGACACCACTATTTCTACCCCATCTAGACGGACATCAATCGTTTGACGAAAGGTATCTGGGCAAGCCGTACCGATTCCTCCAATTAAGCTTACCGCATAAGTTCCTGTATCGGGGAAGGTATACGTTGGGCTAACTTCTGTAGTGATTCCCGTGCCTCCAAAATCCCAAATAAAATTAATTGTCAAATCTATGCTACTATTGGTAAAAGGAATTTCTAGTGATTTATTGCAACTCAATTCAACAGAATCAAAGACCGCATTTATTTGCAAGACTTGTAATGGCAAAACTACGGTATCAACACAGCCATTTTCATTGATTGCATTAACCCTAAAAACAGTATTGACATCGGCTACTATTTGAATCGAATCGGTTCCCTGCCCTGATAAAATTGGACTGTTAGGCCCCCAAGTGTATCCCCCTATAGTATTGTAATCAGCCAGCTCATTGGTAACACTAAGAATAAGGGTGTCGCCTTTGCAAGCTTGGGTTGGAGCAGTAGACAAGATAGACGCTCCATCTAAAGGAATGTAAATTTCTCTGGTAAAGGTATCTTGGCATAAAGCCCCATAGCCTGCCATTAAGGTAACCTCATAACGTCCTGTATCTGGAAAGGTATAAATGGGATGCACGGCTGTACTCGTTCCCAATGTATCAAAACTCCACGAATAAGCTACATTCACAAAATTGCTGCTAGTAGCATTTACAAAAGGTATCGATAATGAATGATTACAGACTAAATCCAAAGTGTCAAACAGCGCATTAATATCGACCACATCAATATAAAATGTCGCTTCGCTTGAACAACCATAATTATTAATCCCTGCTACCCTAAAACGAGTGCTCTGATTTGCTACAACCCAAATACTATCCGTTCCTTGTCCAGAGAGTATTGCTGAAGTTGGCGTCCAAGTATAGATGGTAGAATCCGAATAATCCTGATAAGCATCTGTAGCCACCAACAATATCGTATCGCCCAAACAAGCTATGGAGGGTACTTGAACGGCTATTTCTATTGCTCTTATTTGGGCATCTACATGCATCGAAAAGGTATCTACACAAGGCTCCCCTATTCCTGCGATCAAGGTAACTAGATAATTCCCTGTATCTGGAAAGGTATAAATGGGGTTCACAGCTGTACTCGTTCCCAAGGTATCAAATGTCCAATGATAGATTCCTGTACTAGTCTGACTATTGTTATCAAAAACATAAACCAAATCTTTGCTACACCATGTATTGACGGCATTAAATCTTGCGGTTACTTCTCGATTACAAGCACCTACAATATGCTGAAAATCACGGCGAGTAATTGAAATCAAATCACCATTTCGATATTCTTTGAGGCAGACTCCCATTAAAAATACGCCCAAGTTGTTTGGAGTTCCTGTCAATAAGCCAGTGGTAGGATCTATTGCAAAAGGATCTGCTCCTCCAAATATATTTCCCAGATGATAGGGCGCTCGCCATCTAATGTTTCCATAGGGTGGGTTACTAGGGGGTTGGGGTCTTGAATTTGCAAGTGAAGCTCCACTTGAAGGCATGCACAACTCATAAACAAGGGAGTCACCATCCGCATCAATAGCAGAATGATCAAATAGAACAGGAACCCCTGAACACAAATAAACATCAAGCCAGTCTTTAAATACTGCTGAATTGTTACAACCTTGCAAAGCTGCTGCCGAGATATAGGTCCAATAGGTTGCCCCCACTTCATCACCTGGTAGACTAATAGTATTTGTCATGCTATAATTTCGGCAACAACGTTGATAAGCAAGAATATAGCCTGATGAATTTAACGGTAAAACAATCGTATCTGTATAAGTAGTTGTGTGAATGCAAACATTACTTGAGATTCTGATACAAGAGTCGGGAGCCTCTATAACTAATGTGTCATTAATTGCGCTATTCCAATTGACCAATTCTTGAAAAAGATAAGCCTTAGTTTGACCGTCATAAACACCAATAGAGGCAATATGATCAAACCAAGGAATACCAGCATCACAATCTCTAAAGAGCTGCAATCTTACTTCATAGCGGTTGTTTCCCAAACATCTATAATTCATTTCGCCCCCTACGATATGGCTGGCATTAGACATTAAAGGGAAAACAACAAATGCAGTACAAAAAATAATACGTTGTAAGGTATTTAGGCAAATTGGACGCATAACAATATAGTTTTAGTTGGTTTTTCCTTAGAAAATCATCCTAAAAGCTATAGATTGACTTATCACCTGCTATATTGGTCAATGATACTTCATCTATTTACCAAAACAACTACAAAAGCAGCACAACATTTATTATTTTAGTTCTTTGATAACCCGTAGGCTCACGTAATAACCACGCAGTAGCAGCGAAGCTAATCGTGTGACAAGCACTAACAAAGGGTAAGCTCTCTACTACTTTTCTTAGAAAAAAGTAGTAATAAGAGAGCTGGATCGTTTAATATTCCACACGATATGTCAAAGAACGATTATTTTAAGAGGGTAATATTTCCTTTCAAAAACAAGGTTCCTCCTTCATCACATTTACATTGCATGTAATAACCATACACATCTGGAGGCAGTTCCCTTCCTAAATAGGTACCGTCCCAACCTAGATTTTGATCATTGGTTTCAAACACTTTTTGTCCCCAACGGTTATAGATTGCCATTGTCATTTCATTAATATTATTGCCATTCACCATCAATACATCATTATGTCCATCTCCATCGGGCGAAAAAGCACTGGGAACAAAAACAACTGGATTGGCACAAATTGGCGGTTTGATATAAACCGTTACCGAATCATTGTGTGTACAATACTGATTCGTAACCCTCAAATAATACGTCTTGGTTTGTCTTGGTTTTGCTATTGGATCATGAATATCATAAGCACTTAGGGTGGTATCTGGCGTCCAATCATAGCTATATTCTAGAAAATTGGTCGCATATAATTGGGACGTTTGTCCAACAAATATACTATCTGGCAAAGCAACAATTGCTAATGCGGGCGAAATTGTAGTTACATTAACATGTGCAAATGCTGTATCTCGACAGCCTGCATCATTCAATCCTATTACCTGAAAATCAAGGTCTGCATTTGCCAACACATTGACACTGTCTGTTCCTTGTCCTGTGATAATGTTAGTGATTGGACTCCAACTATAATCAATCATCGTATTATACAAAGATAACGTATTTAAAGCCGTCAACAACACGGTATCACCACGGCAGACCAACTGTGTATCGGACGCTACTATTTCTGCTCCATCTAGGCGTACATCTATGACTTGACGAAAGGTATCAGGACAAGACGTTCCGATCCCTCCAATTAGGCTTACCGTATACGTTCCTGTATCGGGGAAGGTATAAGTTGGGCTAACGTCTGTAGAAGTGCCTGTACCTCCAAAGTCCCAAAGAAAATTGAGTGTCAAGTCTACACTACTATTGGTAAAAGGAATTTCTAATGATTTATTACAAACCAATTCCACAGAATCAAAGACCGCATTCATTTGTAAGACTTGTAATGGCAAAACTACGGTATCTACACAGCCGTTTTCATTCTCTACATTAACCGTAAAAACAGTATTGACATCAGCTACGATCTGAATCGAATCGGTTCCCTGTCCTGACAAAATCGGACTATTCGGCACCCAAGTATATCCCCCTATATTATTATAATCGGCTAGTTCATTGGTAACACTAAGAATAAGCGTATCGCCTTTGCAAGCTTGGGTTGGAGAGGTAGACAAGATAGACGCTCCATCCAAAGGAATATAAATTTCTCTAGTGAAGGTATCTTGGCATAACGCTCCATAACCTGCCACTAAGGTAACCTCATAGCGTCCTGTATCTGGAAAGGTATTTACTGGAAATGCATTGGTAGAAGTTCCTGTACCATCAAAATCCCAAAAATAACTATTCGTAACCGAGGTACTTTGATTATTAAATGGAATGTCTAAGGTCGTATTACAATCAAAGGTAACACTATCAAAGAGTGCTTCAACGATTTCAAGTTGCACATTCGTATTTTCAACATCTATACAACCATTATCATTGGTTGCTGTCAAACTGAGATTGATATTATTATTGGCAATTACATAAACCGAATCCGTTCCCTGCCCTGATAACAAGGCACTGTTGGGCGACCAGTTATAGGTGACAATATTATTATAATTGGCTAACAGGTTATTGGCCACCAAAAGTACGGTATCGCCTACACAGGCTACCTGCGGAGGAACTGACACATCTGCACCATCCAAATGAACCCTCACTTGGCGAACTACCGTATCAACACAAGACAAGCCAACCCCTGCAATCATCTGAACTGTATAAGTTCCTGTATCTGGATACGTATGCACAGGATTTACCCCTGTTACACTTGGCGAATTATCGCCAAAATCCCAATCAAAAGTAACCCCTAAAGAAGTACTCGTATTAAGATGCAATACAGAAAGAGAAGCATTACAAGGAGAAAGATTGACGGCAAATTGTGCTTGAAGTGGAGTACAAGCCACTACTTCGTATTGAAAATCTCGTTTTGTTATTCCTATTAAAACGCCATTTCGATATTCTTTGGCACAAATTCCAACCACAAAAATGCCTAAAGAAGGAGGCGTACCAGCCAACATTCCCGTTACTGGATCTATCCTAAAAGGATCGGCTCCTCCTAACATATTGTTCAACCCATAAGGAAAACGCCAATTAACAGACGAAAAGGGAGGCCCTGCTGGAGGATTGGGGCGAGGATCAAGCGTTGTTGCCCCATCATAAGGATTACACAACTCATAAACAATAGAATCTCCATCGGGGTCAAAAGCTGAATTGTCATAATTAATAGAAGTCCCCTGACAAATGTAAAAAGGTGGCCACTCTCGAAATCTTGGGCTACTATTGCAACTTGCTAATGCATCACCAGAAATTACAACATCATACGTTGCTCCTGTCTGACCTGGGTCTATAATATTCGTGATTACATTATTTCTACAACATCGTTGATAAACCAAATGATAACCATTGGAATTATTGGGCAATGTTATTTGCCGTCTATAGGTCGTTGTGTGAATACAAACATTGGAAGGGATATTGTAACAAGGATTACTTTGCGCCAAATCTAAGGTATCATCATTAGGCAAAAGCAATGCCTCTGTTCGAAGGTAGGCTCCTGTTGTTGCATTATAAATCCCTACATAAGCAGGCTGATCAAAATAAGCTGCGGGATTGCCATTCTCACAATCTCTAAAAATGGTCAATAAAATTTCATACTGATTGTTTCCCAAACAATTATAAGTCATCTCTCCCCCTACTATATGACTCGCATAAGTAGAAGATGATAAAAAGAACAGGATACAAAATAGCCAACCAATAACGTAATTAAAATACTTCATAAATTAGAACTTCCAAGTTTTAAGCAATGTTGCATTACTTCTTTCGTCTGAATTAGAGCAGGTTTAACATGAGATAAAATAATGATAAATGGAATATGCAGCCTTTGTAGTGCATTGATTTTTATTGTATGTGATACACTTTTTTATTGTATGGCTCTAAACCAATAAATGAAGATAAAAAAGGTATGGATTCTATACAAAAAAAATAGAACAATTACTTATACACATTTTTGTATAGGTAAAAACGAAAGAAATTGTACTTTTGTTGGGGAATTGAACTGACTTAACATTTATCATTTATTAATAAAATGAATGTACGCCAAAAAAAAATACTAAATAGTATTTCTAGCCTCCTTTCTCAAAATAAAGTACAAAAGTATGGAGCTTATAACGATGTGGTTTCCGATACTAATACAAACGTATGGGATGGCTCAAAAGGTTGGAATAGCCCTAGACGATGGCAAAGGAAATCTTGGATTTTTTTTGGTGCCTATAGCCCTGACATTGTCGTAGGCTTTGCTATTGTTGATGCAGGTTTTTTAGGGAAAGCTTTTTGTTATATTTATTTCCCCAAAACAGGCGAATTACTAGAAAACGGCATTGATCGACCATTTGCTTTTGATGCCAACTTTGAAGCGAATCTAGATAGCCATTGGAGCTTGGGGAACTACCAAATTTTGACAAAAAATGGACAAATGCATTTTGAGTTTAAGGGCAAAAAATTTCAAATTAGCTTACAATGCACCAATAATGAACATGGATTGAGTTTTGTCTGCCCATCCACTGGTAACAAACGCCCTTTTCATTATACCTACAAAAACTTGTTGTTGCCTACCAATATACAATTGACTAAAAAAGGGCAAACGCAACAATTCAACAATCTTTATGGTGGTATTGATTTTTCGAAGGGGTATCCTCCTAAACATACCGATTGGAATTGGACCTCTTTCTTAGGGAAATTAGAAGATGGTACGCCTGTAGGAATAAATATAGTCGATCAATTCAACCAAAACCTAGAAAATGCTGTTTGGATAGGAACAGAACGAATTTTGATTGGGGCAGTGAGCTATCAATATGGTCCACCTTTGGAGCATTCTCTTTGGAAAGTAGTTGCTTTAGAGGGCAATTTAGAACTAAGCATGCAACCCAATGGTAGCCGCAAAGAAAATATTAATATCAAGCTGCTAAAAAGTAAATTCACGCAAGTTTTTGGCGTAATAGAGGGGCGTATTTTGCATCAAAACCAATGGAAAAAATTGATTGGTTATGGCGTAATGGAGGAGCATGAAGCCATTTGGTAATTTTTAACTTAAATTTTTGATCTATTGGATGCTACAATTGGTCAATCTAAATCTATAAATTGAAATAAAAATGAAACGTGTAGTCGTTGGACTTTCTGGAGGGGTAGATTCTAGTGTTTCTGCTTATTTGTTGCAACAACAAGGTTATGAAGTCATTGGTTTGTTTATGAAAAATTGGCATGACGAATCGGTTATCCTAGATGCCGAATGCCCTTGGGTTGAAGATAGTAACGATGCCTTAATTGTTGCTCAAACTTTAGGTATTCCCTTTCAAACCATAGATTTAAGCGCTGCTTACAAAGAACGTATTGTCGATTATATGTTTGCTGAATATCAAGCAGGAAGAACTCCAAACCCCGATGTATTGTGCAATAGGGAAATTAAATTTGATGTCTTTCTAAAAACGGCATTGGAACTAGGAGCTGACTATGTCGCAACAGGGCATTATTGTCAAAAAAAGGAAGTACAAAAAGATGGCTCAACACAGTATCAGTTAATAGCTGGAGCGGACAATAACAAAGACCAAAGTTACTTCTTGTGCCAACTCAATCAAGCGCAATTGGCCAAAGCACTTTTCCCGATTGGGCATTTACAAAAGCCTGAAGTTCGAAAAATTGCAGCTGAACAAGGCTTGATCACTGCTGAGAAAAAGGATTCTCAGGGGCTTTGTTTTGTTGGTAAAATCAAATTACCTGATTTTCTTCAACAACAATTAAAACCTAAAAAAGGAGATATTATAGAAATACCTAAAGATGCTCCCATTTTTCAAAATTATCAAGAACAAGTGGAGGCAATTGGGGACAATAGAAATGCTGCTGCACTAAAGATTTTAAGCAAGGCATTTGTTTATGCTCCTCAAGATGGTAAGGTCGTTGGTCAACACAATGGCGCACATTATTTTACCATAGGACAACGCAAAGGTCTTCAAGTGGGGGGTACACCTGAACCGCTCTTTGTTGTTGCTACAGATACTCGCTCTAATCTTATTTATACAGGGCAAGGTGCGCATCCTGGCCTATTTAGAAAA from Aureispira anguillae encodes:
- a CDS encoding T9SS type B sorting domain-containing protein; the encoded protein is MRPICLNTLQRIIFCTAFVVFPLMSNASHIVGGEMNYRCLGNNRYEVRLQLFRDCDAGIPWFDHIASIGVYDGQTKAYLFQELVNWNSAINDTLVIEAPDSCIRISSNVCIHTTTYTDTIVLPLNSSGYILAYQRCCRNYSMTNTISLPGDEVGATYWTYISAAALQGCNNSAVFKDWLDVYLCSGVPVLFDHSAIDADGDSLVYELCMPSSGASLANSRPQPPSNPPYGNIRWRAPYHLGNIFGGADPFAIDPTTGLLTGTPNNLGVFLMGVCLKEYRNGDLISITRRDFQHIVGACNREVTARFNAVNTWCSKDLVYVFDNNSQTSTGIYHWTFDTLGTSTAVNPIYTFPDTGNYLVTLIAGIGEPCVDTFSMHVDAQIRAIEIAVQVPSIACLGDTILLVATDAYQDYSDSTIYTWTPTSAILSGQGTDSIWVVANQSTRFRVAGINNYGCSSEATFYIDVVDINALFDTLDLVCNHSLSIPFVNATSSNFVNVAYSWSFDTLGTSTAVHPIYTFPDTGRYEVTLMAGYGALCQDTFTREIYIPLDGASILSTAPTQACKGDTLILSVTNELADYNTIGGYTWGPNSPILSGQGTDSIQIVADVNTVFRVNAINENGCVDTVVLPLQVLQINAVFDSVELSCNKSLEIPFTNSSIDLTINFIWDFGGTGITTEVSPTYTFPDTGTYAVSLIGGIGTACPDTFRQTIDVRLDGVEIVVSDTQLVCRGDTVLLTALNTLSLYNSITNYSWNPITNIITGQGTDSINVLANTDLDFQVVGLNDAGCRDTALAHVNVSTISPVLAIVALPDSIFVGQTAQLYATNFLEYSYDWRPDTTLSAYDIYDPIAKPRRTKTYYLRGTNQYCTQNDSVTVYIKPPVCANPVVFVPSAFSPNGDGHNDVLMVSGNIINEMTMAIYNRWGQKVFETNDQNLGWDGTYLGKELPPDVYGYYMQCKCDDGGRLFLKGNITLLK
- a CDS encoding PKD domain-containing protein, which produces MKYFNYVIGWLFCILFFLSSSTYASHIVGGEMTYNCLGNNQYEILLTIFRDCENGNPAAYFDQPAYVGIYNATTGAYLRTEALLLPNDDTLDLAQSNPCYNIPSNVCIHTTTYRRQITLPNNSNGYHLVYQRCCRNNVITNIIDPGQTGATYDVVISGDALASCNSSPRFREWPPFYICQGTSINYDNSAFDPDGDSIVYELCNPYDGATTLDPRPNPPAGPPFSSVNWRFPYGLNNMLGGADPFRIDPVTGMLAGTPPSLGIFVVGICAKEYRNGVLIGITKRDFQYEVVACTPLQAQFAVNLSPCNASLSVLHLNTSTSLGVTFDWDFGDNSPSVTGVNPVHTYPDTGTYTVQMIAGVGLSCVDTVVRQVRVHLDGADVSVPPQVACVGDTVLLVANNLLANYNNIVTYNWSPNSALLSGQGTDSVYVIANNNINLSLTATNDNGCIDVENTNVQLEIVEALFDSVTFDCNTTLDIPFNNQSTSVTNSYFWDFDGTGTSTNAFPVNTFPDTGRYEVTLVAGYGALCQDTFTREIYIPLDGASILSTSPTQACKGDTLILSVTNELADYNNIGGYTWVPNSPILSGQGTDSIQIVADVNTVFTVNVENENGCVDTVVLPLQVLQMNAVFDSVELVCNKSLEIPFTNSSVDLTLNFLWDFGGTGTSTDVSPTYTFPDTGTYTVSLIGGIGTSCPDTFRQVIDVRLDGAEIVASDTQLVCRGDTVLLTALNTLSLYNTMIDYSWSPITNIITGQGTDSVNVLANADLDFQVIGLNDAGCRDTAFAHVNVTTISPALAIVALPDSIFVGQTSQLYATNFLEYSYDWTPDTTLSAYDIHDPIAKPRQTKTYYLRVTNQYCTHNDSVTVYIKPPICANPVVFVPSAFSPDGDGHNDVLMVNGNNINEMTMAIYNRWGQKVFETNDQNLGWDGTYLGRELPPDVYGYYMQCKCDEGGTLFLKGNITLLK
- a CDS encoding DUF2804 domain-containing protein yields the protein MNVRQKKILNSISSLLSQNKVQKYGAYNDVVSDTNTNVWDGSKGWNSPRRWQRKSWIFFGAYSPDIVVGFAIVDAGFLGKAFCYIYFPKTGELLENGIDRPFAFDANFEANLDSHWSLGNYQILTKNGQMHFEFKGKKFQISLQCTNNEHGLSFVCPSTGNKRPFHYTYKNLLLPTNIQLTKKGQTQQFNNLYGGIDFSKGYPPKHTDWNWTSFLGKLEDGTPVGINIVDQFNQNLENAVWIGTERILIGAVSYQYGPPLEHSLWKVVALEGNLELSMQPNGSRKENINIKLLKSKFTQVFGVIEGRILHQNQWKKLIGYGVMEEHEAIW
- the mnmA gene encoding tRNA 2-thiouridine(34) synthase MnmA — translated: MKRVVVGLSGGVDSSVSAYLLQQQGYEVIGLFMKNWHDESVILDAECPWVEDSNDALIVAQTLGIPFQTIDLSAAYKERIVDYMFAEYQAGRTPNPDVLCNREIKFDVFLKTALELGADYVATGHYCQKKEVQKDGSTQYQLIAGADNNKDQSYFLCQLNQAQLAKALFPIGHLQKPEVRKIAAEQGLITAEKKDSQGLCFVGKIKLPDFLQQQLKPKKGDIIEIPKDAPIFQNYQEQVEAIGDNRNAAALKILSKAFVYAPQDGKVVGQHNGAHYFTIGQRKGLQVGGTPEPLFVVATDTRSNLIYTGQGAHPGLFRKGLFIANNEVHWVRPDLKLAVGEQRDFMVRIRYRQPLTPATLYCTAEGIYIIFETQQRGVTPGQFAAWYEHQELIGSGVIG